The Cetobacterium ceti DNA segment AATTTGTACTTCTACGTGCTTAGGATTTTCTACAAATTTTTCTATATATACATCTGGATTTCCAAAAGCTGCATCTGCTTCTGTTTGAGCAGCAACTATATTAGTTTCAAGTTCATGAGGATCCCTTGCAATTCTCATTCCCTTTCCACCTCCACCTGCAGTGGCTTTTATCATAACAGGATATCCTATTCTTTCTTCTACATCTTTTTTAGCCTTCTCTATGGACATAACAATTCCTGTTCCATTTGTAAGAGGTACATTATTTTTTATAGCTGTTTCTCTAGCTGTAGCCTTATCTCCCATCTGTTCAATAGCTTCTGGTCTTGGCCCTATAAAAGTTATATTGTGACTTTCACAAATTCTTGCAAATCTGGCATTTTCTGATAAAAACCCATACCCTGGATGAATTGCATTAGCCCCTGTAACCTCTGCTGCAGCTAAAATATTTGGTATTTTTAAATATGATTCTGTACTTAAAGGTCCCCCTATACAAATAGCCTCATCTGCTAATTTAACATGTAAACTATCCTTATCAGCTTCTGAGTAAACTGCTACTGTTGGTATTCCCAATTCTCTAGCTGCTCTTATTATTCTTACAGCTATCTCTCCTCTATTGGCAATAAGTATCTTTTTAAACATGAATTCTCCTCCTAGTTAATCTAATATTACTTAGATCTAGTTTTTACTTTCAATAAAACTCTTCCGTAATCAGCAACTCCACCATTTTCCATAGGAATTTCTACTACCTCTCCTGCTACTGTTGATTTTACAATATTTTTAACACCAATTGTTGAAATATATCCAATATCCTGTCCTACTTTTATTGTATCTCCAACTTTTACAATACTATTACCAAAGTTATCCATATAGAAAAATCTACCTATTAAACTAGATGTAATCTCCTTTATTTCATCCTTTGCCATCTCTTTTTTAGGAGAAACTGCCTTTTTCTTTGCAACTGGTTCTTGTGGAATTATAACTTCAGCCGGTTTTTTTATTACAATCTTAAGTTTTGAATCTTTGTATTCTAATTCTGTTAATTTATTTTTATCTAATACTTTAATTAAACTTTCTATATTAAATTCTTCTTTTTTCACAGAAACCTCCTACGTAATTTTCCTTAATTCTAACATAATTTGTAAAATCATTCAATAAAGACATTACAGGTGTCATTTTATTTTACTGTTATACTATTTTTTCCTAAGAGTGATGTTACATCTTCTATAAAATCCCTAGAAACACTTATTCTATATTGACTTTGTTTAACTTCCTTTGTATCCTTGGTTTTTAAAGCAAAATATAACGGAACATTTCCTGGATAATTTGATAAAATTTCCTTTAATTTTACAAATTTATGTTTTTCCTCTTCCTTGAGTAAAATATAAACTTTATTCCTTTTATTTCCCTCTAATCCCTCTAAAAATTCCATATGTTTTATTACTATTTTTTTAGTTTCTACCCCATTAAAGTAATCACTTTGAATATTTCCTTCCACATAAACAGGTTTTCCCTCTATAAAATTATGATTATAAATCTTAAATTCTCTTGGAAAAATAATTCCATTTATACCACTTGTAAAATCTTCTAAATAGAAAAGTCCCATTTCCTCTCCAGAACGTTTTGTAATTACCTTTTTTAACTCTCTAAGTATACCATAGGTTTTAATTATCTGCATCCCATTTTCATCTTTAATGTCTCCTATATTCCCAAGATTATACACTTTTATTAAATCCTTATACTTATCTAAGGGATGGGCACTATAATAAAATCCTAAAAATTCCTTTTCCTTTTCTAATTTTTCCTCTAGGGAATATTCCCCCATAGCTGGAAGTGAAAAGTATATCATTTCTGATTTTGCTTCTCCAAAAAGATTCATCTGTTGAATCTCATCCTCTTTACTTCTTTTATTTCCATAGTCAATAACCTTTTCAAGAGATTCATATTTTTGCTTTCGATTTCCATATAACTCATCTAAAGCTCCAGAAAATATAAGAGCTTCTATTGATTTTTTATTAAGGCCAAACTTTTTACCTCTATATACAAAATCTTCATAGGATTTAAATTCTCCATTTTCTAAAATCTCTTCCTGTAATCCCTTAGCCAAACTCTCTCCTACATTTTTTATAGCTGCTAAGGAAAATTGAATCTTCCCATTTACCACAGTAAATTTATCAAAGGGCTTATTTATACTAGGAAGCTCTAACCTTATTCCATGATTTTTACAATCTTCCACATAAAAAGCTATATTATCTATATTATTTCTTTCTGATGTAAGAATTGCAGCATAATAAAACTCAGGATAAAAATATTTAAAATATCCAGTCCAATAGGCTATTAGGGCATAAGCTGCCGAGTGAGATTTATTAAATCCATATCCTGCAAACTTATCTATAAGATCAAATATCTCCCTTGATATCTCCTCTGTATATCCATTCTTTATAGCCCTTGATACAAATTTTTCTCTATTTTCTTCCATTATATGAATATCTTTTTTTCCCATAGCTCTTCTTAAAAGATCTGCCTCTCCTAGAGAGTAACTTGCCATTATATTAGCTATTTTCATTACCTGTTCCTGGTATAGTATCACTCCATAGGTTTCCTTTAAAACTTCTTCTAAGGATGGATGAGGGTAAACTATCTCCCCTTGACCATTTTTTCCATTTATAAAGTTATCTACCATTCCTGAACCTAAAGGTCCTGGTCTATATAGAGCTAAAAGGGCAATTAAATCTTGAAATTTTTCAGGTTTTAATTTTCTTAATATTTTTCTAATTCCTGAAGATTCTAACTGAAATACCCCTAAGCTATCTCCCTTTGAAAGCATTTCATAAATCTCTTTTTTATTTAAAGAGATATCCTCTAACTTTATCTCCTTATGAAGATTTTCTTTTATATAATCAATGGTTCTTTGAAGGTTAGTTAAATTTCTCAGTCCTAAAAAATCCATTTTTAAAAGTCCTAGTTCCTCTAGCTCCTTCATTTGATATTGAGTTGAAACGCTTTTATCCTTATTATCACTATATAGAGGAACTAAATTGTTTAATGGTTCCTTGGTTATAACAACCCCTGCAGCGTGAATAGATGCATGTCTTACTTTATTTTCTAATCTCTTTGAAAAATTTAAAACCCGTTGGATCTCTTCATCTTCATTATAGAGATTTTTTACCTCTTCAATATCCCTAAGAGCCATTTCTAAAGTATAGTTTCCTGGAATTAATTTAGCTAATTTATCAATTTTACTTAAGGGTATATCTAACACTCTTCCCACATCTCTAATTGCAGCTCTAGCCTTCATCGTTCCAAAAGTTATAATTTGGGCAACCTTATCCTCTCCATATTTTTCATTTACATAATGGATAAGTTCCCCTCTTCTTTCTTGGCATATATCTATATCAATATCTGGCATGGATATTCTCTCTGGATTTAGAAATCTCTCAAATATAAGGTGATACTCTAGGGGATCTAACTCTGTTATTTTCAATGCGTAGGCAACTAAACTCCCTGCTGCGGAACCTCTTCCTGGTCCTATGGGAATATTATTTCTTTTGGCATAATCTATAAAATCCCATACAACTACAAAATATCCCGAGTAACCCATATTTTTAATAACATCTAATTCATAATCTACTCTTTCTATTATCTCCTCTGAATATCCTTTGGGATATCTATTTTTCAATCCTCTATATACTAGTTTTCTTAAAAATTCATCTATATTTTTTACACAGGTAGGAACTTCATAATGAGGAAATTTAAACGTTCCAAAATCTATTTCTAAATTACACTTATCAGCTATTTCCTCTGTTCTATCTACAGCTTCTATAAACTCCTCACCTAGGGAATTTATCATTTCCTTTCTGCTTTTTAAAAAGAGCTCCTTAGTTTCTATTTTCATTCTTTTATTTTCTGTTATTTTACTTCCTGTCTGAATACAAAGTAAAATATCTTGAAGCTCATGATCTCCCTCATAAACATAGTGAGTATCATTTGTAGCAACTGTTTTCAAGTTAAATTTTTTACTTAAATCCAATAATTTTCTATTTACAAATTTTTGTTCATCTATTCCATTTCCTTGAACCTCTATGTAAAAATCCTCTTCTCCATAGATATCTATATAGGACTTTATAGTTTCTTCTAAAACCTCTTCAGACTCCCTATCTAAAAACCTTCTAGAGATTTCCCCTTGCATACATGCTGATAGGGCTATAATCCCTTCTGAGTGCTCCTTTAAAAACTTTTTATCAACCCTAGGTTTATAATAAAATCCATTTAAATATCCCTCTGAAGATATTTTAAGTAAATTTTTATAACCTATCTCATTTTTAGCTAAAAGGATAAGATGAAAGTTTCTTCCTTCTCTTTTTTCCATTTCAAATTCTGAAATATAAGCTTCAGTTCCTATTATAGGTTTTATTCCAGCCTTTATAGCTTTTTTATAAAACTCTAGAGCTCCAAACATATTTCCATGGTCTGTAATACTTATGGCTTTCATTTTTAATTTTTTTGCTCTATCTATATATTCATCTATTTTCCCAACACCATCTAGTAAACTATATTCACTGTGAAGATGTAAATGCACAAAATTTTTCTCCATCTCTCCTCCTCACTCTTTTTTTATATTATAACCTAAAAAAAACAGCTGAAAGAAATTTCTTTCAGCTATTTTCTATATATTTACATAATATCCATATTCTTTAAATAATTCTTTAACTTTTTCACTATTTTCACTTTTTACTAAAATATGATAATCTTCACCTTTTAAAATTAACTCTTTAAATCTAGAGTCTTTTGTTATAGCTGTTATTAATTCCTTTTCATTTTGTAATTTTAATACTTTATATTCTGGTATTACTTTTACAGAATTACTTTTCTTTTCTAAATCATGGAAAAACTCCAACCATACTTGAGAATATCTATCTGCAATCTTTTCCTTAAACTCTCCGATTCTTTCTAAAATATCCTCTGAATTTTCCACTCCCTTTAAAAATGAATCCCTTGCCACCTTAAATTTATTCGGTGCAATTCTATGTCCTATTTTTTCAAGATACATAGTTTTAATAGGAGCATCTCCTAGTATAGTAGCAATTAGTCTATCCTCTTCTAAATAAACCTCTCCCTCTTCCTTGGAGAATTTAAATTCATAATCCTCTTTCATTCCTAAAATATACTTTCCTAAATCAGTTAATCTTACAAATTTTAATCCATCATATTTACTTAAATATCCATTTTTCAAATAAAGAGAATTATTAATAGATGGTTGATCATAATATATCTCTACAACTCCTAGAGTAGCTAATATAAAGAAAACAGATTTTATAAAAGGAACTGCTACATAGGCTAAATACTTATTATAATTCATTATTCTAGTTCTTTCATAGTTAGCCTCATTTATATATATACTACTATAGGCTTCCTCTACATCTATAATCTCTATAAAATCATCTCTAAACAGTATTCTATTTACAATATTTTTTATAGATACTGGTTTTTCTTCTGGAAATTCCTTTAAAACATCTTTTATAGTTTGAAGTCCTCTTTTTATTTCATCCTTAGATTTTGTAATATTTTTTATTCCCTTTAAATAATTTAAGAATAAAGTTATATATTGAGACTTATCATTTTTTATTAAATCCCCATCTAGGAATTTATTTACTATATCCTTTATATTACTTGCTCTCATAAATTCATCTGTTAAGTATTCCTCTTTTAGAAGGAAGAAAAATAAAGCTATAGTTTCTGTTTTTAAGTAATCTAAATCCTTAGATTCCTCATAAAATTCATCTATTTCACAATACTTTTTCATATTGTTTTTAGATTCCTTTAGTAGTTTTCCACTTGATGAAAGTTGCATTCCACCCTGTTTATAAAAATCATAATATATTTTTAAATTTTCAACGATACTTTCCTCATTTGAATTTCTATATTTAGCATTTTCACTTGTTGCATAAATATAATAATCCTTTGGTTTAGGAAGAAACTTTCTCATAACTCTT contains these protein-coding regions:
- a CDS encoding acetyl-CoA carboxylase biotin carboxyl carrier protein, with product MKKEEFNIESLIKVLDKNKLTELEYKDSKLKIVIKKPAEVIIPQEPVAKKKAVSPKKEMAKDEIKEITSSLIGRFFYMDNFGNSIVKVGDTIKVGQDIGYISTIGVKNIVKSTVAGEVVEIPMENGGVADYGRVLLKVKTRSK
- a CDS encoding DNA polymerase III subunit alpha; protein product: MEKNFVHLHLHSEYSLLDGVGKIDEYIDRAKKLKMKAISITDHGNMFGALEFYKKAIKAGIKPIIGTEAYISEFEMEKREGRNFHLILLAKNEIGYKNLLKISSEGYLNGFYYKPRVDKKFLKEHSEGIIALSACMQGEISRRFLDRESEEVLEETIKSYIDIYGEEDFYIEVQGNGIDEQKFVNRKLLDLSKKFNLKTVATNDTHYVYEGDHELQDILLCIQTGSKITENKRMKIETKELFLKSRKEMINSLGEEFIEAVDRTEEIADKCNLEIDFGTFKFPHYEVPTCVKNIDEFLRKLVYRGLKNRYPKGYSEEIIERVDYELDVIKNMGYSGYFVVVWDFIDYAKRNNIPIGPGRGSAAGSLVAYALKITELDPLEYHLIFERFLNPERISMPDIDIDICQERRGELIHYVNEKYGEDKVAQIITFGTMKARAAIRDVGRVLDIPLSKIDKLAKLIPGNYTLEMALRDIEEVKNLYNEDEEIQRVLNFSKRLENKVRHASIHAAGVVITKEPLNNLVPLYSDNKDKSVSTQYQMKELEELGLLKMDFLGLRNLTNLQRTIDYIKENLHKEIKLEDISLNKKEIYEMLSKGDSLGVFQLESSGIRKILRKLKPEKFQDLIALLALYRPGPLGSGMVDNFINGKNGQGEIVYPHPSLEEVLKETYGVILYQEQVMKIANIMASYSLGEADLLRRAMGKKDIHIMEENREKFVSRAIKNGYTEEISREIFDLIDKFAGYGFNKSHSAAYALIAYWTGYFKYFYPEFYYAAILTSERNNIDNIAFYVEDCKNHGIRLELPSINKPFDKFTVVNGKIQFSLAAIKNVGESLAKGLQEEILENGEFKSYEDFVYRGKKFGLNKKSIEALIFSGALDELYGNRKQKYESLEKVIDYGNKRSKEDEIQQMNLFGEAKSEMIYFSLPAMGEYSLEEKLEKEKEFLGFYYSAHPLDKYKDLIKVYNLGNIGDIKDENGMQIIKTYGILRELKKVITKRSGEEMGLFYLEDFTSGINGIIFPREFKIYNHNFIEGKPVYVEGNIQSDYFNGVETKKIVIKHMEFLEGLEGNKRNKVYILLKEEEKHKFVKLKEILSNYPGNVPLYFALKTKDTKEVKQSQYRISVSRDFIEDVTSLLGKNSITVK